Proteins from a genomic interval of Osmia bicornis bicornis chromosome 13, iOsmBic2.1, whole genome shotgun sequence:
- the LOC114880176 gene encoding probable methylthioribulose-1-phosphate dehydratase: MSSYDDNYDKEHPRNLIPELCRQFYNLGWVTGTGGGISIKHEDKIYIAPSGVQKERILPDEMFVQTINGQDLELPPPEKKLKKSQCTPLFICAYTRRNAGAVIHTHSKFAVMVTLHWPGKEFRVTHLEMIKGIRNQKLGRAYRFDEELVVPIIENTPFEEDLRDELDKTIEAYPETCAVLVRRHGVYVWGDTWQQAKTMTECYDYLFDIALQMKLSGLDPLATPDDYELQYLS; this comes from the exons ATGTCTTCGTACGACGATAATTACGATAAg GAACATCCAAGAAATTTGATACCTGAATTATGCagacaattttataatttaggCTGGGTTACTGGAACTGGTGGTGGTATATCTATTAAACATGA GGACAAGATTTATATTGCTCCATCTGGAGTCCAGAAAGAACGAATCTTACCAGATGAAATGTTTGTACAGACTATTAATGGACAAGACTTAGAATTGCCTCCAccagaaaagaaattgaaaaaatcacAATGTACTCCATTATTTATATGTGCATACACAAGAAGAAATGCTGGTGCTGTAATTCATACTCATTCTAAGTTTGCTGTGATGGTTACATTACATTGGCCTGGAAAGGAATTTCGTGTTACTCATCTTGAAATGATAAAGG GCATTAGAAATCAGAAATTGGGAAGAGCTTATCGTTTTGATGAAGAACTTGTAGTGCcaataatagaaaatactCCATTTGAAGAAGACTTAAGGGATGAATTAGATAAAACTATTGAGGCTTATCCAGAAACTTGTGCTGTATTAGTAAGGAGACATGGTGTCTATGTTTGGGGTGATACATGGCAGCAAGCCAAAACtat gaCGGAATGTTATGATTATTTATTTGACATAGCattacaaatgaaattaagTGGATTAGATCCGCTTGCAACTCCGGATGATTACGAGTTACAATATTTGAGTTAG
- the LOC114880173 gene encoding CWF19-like protein 1, whose protein sequence is MSEKQKVLICGDVEGHFKFLFNKVEAINKKSGPFDFLLCVGNFFGKNNDGLEMYKGGMKNIPVPTYIIGPNRESDVDNYPDVDGCEMCQNLTYLGKRGLYTASSGLKIAYISGTEDNSSETKVTCFNEGDAMAVKQACLKGQPSFRGIDILLSSPWPDGITNLDPNRPNFKYQGSKLIAWLATQVKPRYHVAALEGYHYERPPYRNQGQQEGNIEIATRFIALAPIMNSQKKKWLYALNLTPVDRTRLSDLVMKTTDETDSPYPKSMLSSEPSIQKSEPKRTQFFYDMESKEPTRRSRHSEGPNKRPKPEFDQAKCWFCLSSPEVSKHLVISVGSEIYVALARGGLVENHFLILPVTHHQSLSILPKEVKEEMALYKDSITKYYATMDCVPVFFERNYKTSHCQLQSVPVHKNQAPALKETFQEMAECNNFEITELPPHADLQQIAKPGVLYFYAELPDGTKLYHRIKKDFPLQFGREVLACDRILDINDKVDWKDCQLDKEEEIELASRIRRNFQPFDVDT, encoded by the exons ATGAGTGAGAAACAGAAAGTTTTAATATGCGGCGATGTAGAGGgtcattttaaatttttatttaacaaagtCGAAGCCATCAATAAAAAGAGTGGCCCCTTTGATTTCTTATTATGTGTTGGTAATTTTTTCGGCAAAAATAACGACGGTCTCGAAATGTATAAAGGTGGCATGAAAAATATTCCCGTTCCAACATATATTATCGGCCCTAATAGGgaatccgatgtagataattatcCAGACGTTGACGGATGCGAAATGTGTCAGAATCTTACTTATCTTGGAAAACGTGGCCTGTATACTGCTAGTTCAGGACTTAAAATAGCTTATATCAGTGGTACAGAAGATAATTCTTCAGAAACAAAAGTTACCTGTTTCAATGAAGGGGATGCCATGGCAGTTAAACAAGCTTGCCTAAAAGGGCAACCTAGTTTTAGGGGAATTGATATATTATTGAGTTCACCTTGGCCTGATGGTATTACAAATTTGGATCCTAACAGAccaaattttaaatatcaagGTTCCAAATTAATTGCTTGGCTGGCTACTCAAGTAAAACCCAGGTACCATGTAGCAGCTTTGGAAGGATATCATTATGAAAGACCACCATATAG GAATCAGGGTCAACAAGAGGGTAATATTGAAATAGCAACAAGATTTATAGCACTTGCACCTATAATGAACTCTCAGAAAAAGAAATGGCTGTATGCTTTAAACCTAACACCTGTTGATAGAACACGCTTATCTGATTTAGTTATGAAAACTACAGATGAGACAGATAGTCCATATCCAAAATCAATGTTATCAAGTGAACCATCTATACAGAAATCAGAACCTAAACGTACCCAGTTCTTTTATGACATGGAGTCTAAGGAACCTACCAGGAGATCAAGGCACTCAGAAGGACCTAATAAAAGACCAAAACCAGAATTTGATCAAGCAAAATGTTGGTTCTGCTTATCAAGCCCTGAAGTTTCTAAACATTTAGTAATATCAGTTGGTTCAGAGATTTATGTTGCCCTTGCTAGAGGTGGATTGgttgaaaatcattttctaATTCTGCCAGTAACACATCATCAGAGTTTGTCTATTTTACCAAAAgaagtgaaagaagaaatggCTTTGTATAAGGATTCCATAACAAAATATTATGCAACTATGGATTGTGTACCTGTATTTTTTGAacgtaattataaaacatCTCACTGTCAATTGCAATCTGTACCTGTTCACAAAAATCAAGCACCTGCCTTGAAAGAAACATTCCAA GAAATGGCAGAGTGTAATAACTTCGAAATAACTGAATTACCTCCACATGCAGATTTGCAGCAAATTGCAAAACCAGGGGTTCTATATTTTTATGCAGAATTGCCAGATGGAACAAAATTATACCACAGAATTAAGAAAGATTTTCCATTACAATTTGGGAGAGAAGTACTAGCATGTGATAGAATATTAGACATCAATGACAAAGTCGATTGGAAAGATTGCCAGCTAGATAAAGAGGAGGAAATTGAATTAGCCTCGCGAATTAGAAGAAACTTTCAACCGTTTGATGTAGATACTTAA
- the LOC114880175 gene encoding mitochondrial uncoupling protein 2-like, whose amino-acid sequence MSTVKKEASNDFPWWMRIFAAGTAACIADLATFPLDTAKVRMQIAGESRPIQLAATDGSLLAIRNAQPGLWRTVGNIIKVEGPRSLYGGLSAGLQRQMCFASIRLGLYDGVKSRYAGIIDGNNKSGSMDISVRIAAGITTGALAVLLAQPTDVVKVRLQAGSIGRSTVRYSSTLQAYKNIASQEGTRGLWKGTVPNISRNCIVNVAEIVCYDIIKDFILESGYLRDGIPCHLSAAVTAGLCTTLAASPVDVVKTRYMNSAPGEYKGVKECAVRMIKEEGLAAFYKGFVPSFTRLVSWNIVLWITYEQFKIYAKNMNQ is encoded by the exons ATGAGTACAGTGAAGAAAGAAGCGTCGAACGATTTCCCTTGGTGGATGAGGATCTTCGCTGCAGGCACAGCAGCCTGCATCGCTGATCTAGCAACGTTCCCATTGGACACCGCCAAAGTCAGAATGCAG ATCGCTGGAGAAAGTCGTCCAATTCAGTTGGCGGCAACGGATGGCTCCTTGTTAGCGATTCGAAACGCGCAGCCAGGATTATGGAGGACAGTAGGGAACATCATCAAAGTCGAAGGACCAAG GAGCCTGTACGGAGGTCTGTCCGCGGGACTCCAGAGACAGATGTGTTTCGCCAGCATACGGTTGGGCCTCTACGACGGGGTGAAGTCACGCTACGCTGGAATCATCGACG GTAATAACAAGAGCGGATCGATGGATATTTCTGTACGAATTGCCGCTGGAATCACGACAGGCGCCTTGGCGGTGCTCCTTGCTCAACCGACTGATGTCGTCAAGGTTCGCCTACAGGCTGGAAGCATTGGACGATCAACGGTGAGATACAGTTCGACCCTGCAGGCATACAAGAACATCGCCTCCCAGGAAGGGACCCGGGGTCTTTGGAAAG GAACCGTTCCTAACATCTCGAGGAACTGCATAGTGAACGTGGCAGAGATCGTCTGCTACGACATCATCAAAGACTTCATCCTGGAGTCTGGCTACCTCAGGGATGGTATTCCTTGCCATTTGTCTGCCGCTGTCACAGCTGGCCTGTGCACAACCCTCGCCGCGAGTCCAGTAGACGTGGTGAAGACTCGATACATGAACAGCGCCCCGGGCGAATACAAAGGCGTCAAGGAATGCGCTGTTCGTATGATAAAGGAGGAAGGTCTGGCAGCCTTTTACAAAGGCTTCGTGCCGAGTTTCACTCGGCTGGTGTCCTGGAACATCGTTCTCTGGATCACCTACGAGCAGTTCAAGATCTACGCGAAGAACATGAATCAGTAA